The Actinomadura sp. WMMB 499 genome includes a window with the following:
- a CDS encoding acyclic terpene utilization AtuA family protein: MTHRPEGAVPKETVRILTPSGMLGAGFPPETVDRGLELGADVIAVDGGSTDSGPYYLGSGTPKTTAGAVARDLRILLRAASAARIPLIVGSCGTSGTDSGVDWVAGIADEIVRAESLGLRVARIYAEQSAAALKERLGEGRIHPLPPMGDLDAATLDGCARIVGMMGHEPIAAALAAGADVVLAGRATDTAVAAAYPLLHGMPPGPTWHASKIVECGGQCTVNPRVGGVLATIDRDGFTIEPLDPSNACTPRTVAAHMLYETVDPFRMREPAGTLVVSGATYTALDERRVRVEGSRFEPADQYTIKLEGARVTGYETMSFAAIRDPHILARIEEWVALMYEILAGRVRETLGLEPSGYAVDVRPYGYDAVLGAIDPATGPPREVGVMMLVNAPDQATATAIAKIANPLMLHLPTPDMAYLPSLAFATSPAETERGAAYEFVLHHVVDVDEPSGMFRTEITEITEPTGETARD, from the coding sequence ATGACGCACAGGCCCGAGGGTGCCGTCCCGAAGGAGACGGTCCGGATCCTGACGCCGAGCGGCATGCTCGGCGCGGGCTTCCCGCCGGAGACGGTCGACCGGGGGCTCGAACTCGGCGCCGACGTGATCGCGGTCGACGGCGGCTCCACCGACAGCGGCCCCTACTACCTGGGGTCGGGCACGCCGAAGACGACGGCCGGGGCCGTGGCCCGAGACCTGCGGATCCTGCTGCGCGCCGCGTCCGCCGCCCGCATCCCGCTGATCGTCGGCTCGTGCGGGACGAGCGGCACCGACTCCGGCGTCGACTGGGTCGCCGGGATCGCCGACGAGATCGTCCGCGCCGAATCCCTCGGCCTCCGGGTCGCCCGCATCTACGCCGAGCAGTCCGCCGCCGCGCTGAAGGAGCGGCTCGGCGAGGGCCGCATCCATCCGCTGCCCCCGATGGGCGACCTGGACGCCGCCACGCTGGACGGCTGCGCGCGCATCGTCGGGATGATGGGCCACGAACCCATCGCGGCGGCGCTCGCGGCCGGGGCCGACGTGGTGCTCGCGGGGCGGGCCACCGACACCGCGGTCGCCGCCGCGTACCCGCTGCTGCACGGCATGCCGCCGGGCCCCACCTGGCACGCGTCCAAGATCGTCGAATGCGGCGGGCAGTGCACCGTGAACCCGCGCGTCGGCGGCGTCCTCGCCACCATCGACCGGGACGGCTTCACCATCGAGCCCCTCGACCCGTCCAACGCCTGCACGCCGCGGACGGTGGCGGCCCACATGCTGTACGAGACCGTCGACCCGTTCCGGATGCGCGAGCCCGCGGGCACGCTGGTGGTGTCCGGCGCGACCTACACCGCGCTGGACGAGCGCCGCGTCCGCGTCGAGGGATCACGCTTCGAACCCGCCGACCAGTACACGATCAAGCTGGAGGGCGCCCGCGTCACCGGCTACGAGACCATGTCGTTCGCCGCGATCCGGGATCCGCACATCCTCGCCCGCATCGAGGAGTGGGTCGCGCTCATGTACGAGATCCTCGCCGGACGCGTGCGCGAGACGCTCGGCCTCGAACCGTCCGGGTACGCCGTGGACGTCCGCCCGTACGGGTACGACGCGGTGCTCGGCGCGATCGACCCGGCCACCGGGCCGCCCCGCGAGGTCGGGGTGATGATGCTGGTCAACGCCCCCGACCAGGCCACCGCCACCGCCATCGCCAAGATCGCGAACCCGCTGATGCTGCACCTGCCGACCCCCGACATGGCCTACCTGCCGAGCCTGGCCTTCGCGACGTCCCCCGCCGAGACCGAGCGGGGCGCCGCGTACGAGTTCGTCCTCCACCATGTCGTGGACGTCGACGAGCCGTCCGGCATGTTCCGCACCGAGATCACCGAGATCACCGAGCCGACCGGGGAGACCGCCCGTGACTGA
- a CDS encoding DUF5825 family protein produces MPNIKVTLWREYTEAAREIPGMLLGEADAGDGSAAACAVRFSEQGARKVDLADPVDVRTGADPGLAVRQLSLVRELTGIGMPVQWSLECDDDFPVALLQHLYPPSAVLQRDGDAARRWRDAYRFGSLLYRKGPGFIHVRDARTTGATRLTLGRRTHLDAVGALDQGAPHESVSPAIANGFRKHRLVVEIGPFLWWLPYRLHRWPDTRG; encoded by the coding sequence ATGCCGAACATCAAGGTCACGCTCTGGCGGGAGTACACCGAAGCCGCCCGGGAGATCCCGGGCATGCTCCTCGGCGAGGCCGATGCCGGGGACGGCTCCGCGGCCGCCTGCGCCGTCCGGTTCAGCGAGCAGGGCGCCCGCAAGGTCGACCTGGCCGACCCCGTCGACGTCCGGACGGGCGCCGATCCCGGTCTCGCCGTGCGGCAGCTCTCGCTCGTCCGGGAGCTCACCGGGATCGGCATGCCGGTCCAGTGGAGCCTGGAGTGCGACGACGACTTCCCGGTCGCGCTGCTCCAGCACCTCTACCCGCCCTCGGCCGTCCTCCAGCGGGACGGCGACGCCGCCCGCCGCTGGCGCGACGCGTACCGGTTCGGGAGCCTGCTCTACCGGAAGGGCCCGGGGTTCATCCACGTCCGCGACGCGCGGACGACCGGTGCGACCCGGCTGACCCTCGGGCGGCGCACGCACCTGGACGCCGTCGGAGCCCTCGACCAGGGAGCACCGCACGAATCGGTCTCCCCCGCGATCGCCAACGGTTTCCGCAAGCATCGGCTCGTCGTAGAGATCGGGCCTTTCCTCTGGTGGCTTCCGTACCGCCTCCACCGCTGGCCCGACACACGAGGCTGA
- a CDS encoding phosphodiester glycosidase family protein, producing MTALNRRRPVAVLAAAAALVAATAAPAHAAPPGPPPRLGAPPDPASPAVREVDRLLLPGGTAAAATADGALETERMRRPVAPGTVLTSFDRLDAKGWLRADQIDVDLGAPVRAGYLSPGSVSATAPLSRQAAEAGAIAGVNGDFFDINNTGAANGPAVDGGKLVKSASPGWSTHTAGVGADGLGRIADLLLEGELTLPGGRTAPLDQFNAYNVQKDGIGAFTPLWGTATRGRSLAYGAQRVAEVLVIDGKVASVRDTPGEGTIPEGGFVLLGREAGGDLLRTLRPGDPVTMAYKARSSAADPRFAVGGNRVLVKDGEVPAIDDPAAHPRTAVGFSEDGRRMILMTVDGRQIDSRGVTLAEMGALMREAGAHNAVNLDGGGSSTLLAREPGQARGQVENQPSDGAERPTPNGIGLFAQGSGKLEGFWVEPAADPADAPGVGPTRGGRPDRVFPGLTRELVARGHDESQGPAEGDPRWFAAGPQGTVTRDGVFRARRPGAVTVHAADGRARGKVTLTVLGELARVGATTERVTISGPDGTGSFGVVGFDGQGFTAPIEPSDTKLTYDTSLLDIEPGAGGAFTATPRKASGSTLVTIEVKGHRTTVPISVGLDARTIATFDDGARWKFGTARGSGAVEPVSGGRTGAGLRLSYDFTKSTATRTAYAYPPEPIEIEGQPQALGGWVYGHGKGEWTAFTITDANDQTYSLYGPYITWEGWRYLEMEVPASVAYPIRVNRFYTIETSASRQYTGEVLIDDFVAKVPPSVETPPAREEPADPMVIQDGTADGTRWRFAVMSDAQFVAADPDSAYVRRARRTLREALAAKPDFLVINGDFVDTGTEADFALAKRILDEELGGKLPYYYVPGNHEIYGPGTIDNFTKVFGKPSRTFDHKGTRFVLLDSSTGTYRTGSFDQIRMLRSALDGARRDPSVRSVAVFGHHPSRDPLPAENSRLSDRKEAAMLEEWLAEFRAETGKGAAMVNAHVGVFHASRVDGVPSFINGNSGKAASAAPADGGFAGWTMFGVDPPSWPDIARTRRNPYAAGEEWLRAEVRPHVDELALAAPPSVRDGSAGEVTVTLRQHGRDMPLAYPMTADWTGSRGLHIGDAKRARPWHVATFDPSTGELRGLRPGTVELAVEVNGVTREATVTVAAARPGDRAA from the coding sequence GTGACGGCTCTGAACAGACGACGGCCGGTCGCCGTGCTCGCGGCCGCCGCCGCGCTCGTCGCGGCGACGGCCGCACCGGCGCACGCCGCGCCGCCGGGGCCGCCGCCCCGGCTCGGGGCGCCGCCCGACCCGGCCTCGCCCGCCGTGCGCGAGGTCGACCGGCTGCTGCTGCCCGGCGGGACGGCCGCCGCCGCGACCGCGGACGGGGCGCTGGAGACCGAGCGGATGCGGCGCCCGGTCGCGCCCGGCACCGTGCTGACCTCGTTCGACCGGCTGGACGCCAAGGGCTGGCTGCGCGCCGACCAGATCGACGTCGACCTGGGCGCGCCCGTCCGGGCGGGCTACCTGTCGCCGGGTTCGGTCTCCGCCACCGCGCCGCTGTCGCGGCAGGCCGCGGAGGCCGGGGCGATCGCGGGGGTGAACGGCGACTTCTTCGACATCAACAACACCGGCGCCGCGAACGGCCCGGCGGTCGACGGCGGGAAGCTGGTCAAGTCGGCGAGCCCCGGCTGGTCCACGCACACCGCCGGGGTCGGCGCCGACGGGCTCGGCCGGATCGCCGACCTGCTGCTGGAGGGCGAGCTGACCCTGCCCGGCGGGCGCACGGCGCCGCTCGACCAGTTCAACGCCTACAACGTCCAGAAGGACGGGATCGGCGCGTTCACCCCGCTGTGGGGCACCGCCACCCGCGGCCGGTCCCTCGCCTACGGCGCGCAGCGCGTCGCCGAGGTCCTGGTCATCGACGGGAAGGTCGCCTCCGTGCGCGACACCCCCGGCGAGGGCACGATCCCCGAGGGCGGGTTCGTCCTGCTCGGCCGGGAGGCGGGCGGCGACCTGCTGCGCACGCTCCGGCCGGGCGACCCGGTCACGATGGCCTACAAGGCGCGCTCGTCCGCCGCCGACCCGAGGTTCGCCGTCGGCGGGAACCGGGTGCTGGTCAAGGACGGTGAGGTCCCCGCGATCGACGACCCGGCCGCGCACCCCCGCACCGCCGTGGGCTTCAGCGAGGACGGCCGCCGCATGATCCTCATGACGGTGGACGGCCGCCAGATCGACAGCCGCGGCGTGACCCTGGCGGAGATGGGCGCGCTGATGCGGGAGGCCGGCGCGCACAACGCCGTCAACCTGGACGGCGGCGGCTCGTCCACGCTGCTGGCCCGCGAGCCCGGACAGGCCCGCGGCCAGGTGGAGAACCAGCCGTCGGACGGCGCGGAGCGCCCCACGCCCAACGGCATCGGGCTGTTCGCGCAGGGCAGCGGGAAACTCGAGGGGTTCTGGGTGGAGCCCGCCGCCGACCCGGCCGACGCGCCCGGCGTGGGCCCGACCCGCGGCGGCCGTCCAGACCGGGTGTTCCCCGGCCTGACCCGCGAGCTGGTCGCGCGCGGCCACGACGAGTCGCAGGGCCCCGCCGAGGGCGACCCCCGCTGGTTCGCCGCCGGGCCGCAGGGCACCGTGACCCGCGACGGCGTGTTCCGCGCCCGCAGGCCCGGCGCCGTCACCGTGCACGCCGCCGACGGACGGGCCCGCGGCAAGGTCACGCTGACCGTGCTGGGCGAGCTGGCCCGCGTCGGCGCGACGACCGAGCGCGTGACGATCTCCGGGCCGGACGGCACCGGCTCGTTCGGCGTCGTCGGGTTCGACGGGCAGGGCTTCACCGCGCCGATCGAACCGTCCGACACGAAGCTGACCTACGACACGTCCCTGCTGGACATCGAGCCCGGCGCGGGCGGCGCGTTCACCGCGACGCCCCGCAAGGCGTCCGGCTCCACGCTGGTGACGATCGAGGTCAAGGGCCACAGGACGACCGTCCCGATCAGCGTCGGGCTCGACGCGAGGACGATCGCGACGTTCGACGACGGCGCGCGGTGGAAGTTCGGGACGGCGCGCGGCTCCGGCGCGGTCGAGCCGGTGTCCGGCGGCCGCACCGGCGCCGGGCTGCGCCTCTCCTACGACTTCACCAAGTCGACCGCCACCCGCACCGCCTACGCCTACCCGCCGGAACCCATCGAGATCGAGGGGCAGCCGCAGGCGCTCGGCGGCTGGGTGTACGGGCACGGCAAGGGGGAGTGGACGGCGTTCACCATCACCGACGCCAACGACCAGACGTACTCGCTGTACGGCCCGTACATCACCTGGGAAGGGTGGCGCTACCTCGAGATGGAGGTGCCCGCCTCGGTCGCGTACCCGATCAGGGTCAACCGGTTCTACACGATCGAGACGTCCGCGAGCCGGCAGTACACCGGTGAGGTCCTCATCGACGACTTCGTGGCGAAGGTGCCGCCGTCCGTCGAGACGCCCCCCGCGCGGGAGGAGCCCGCCGACCCGATGGTGATCCAGGACGGCACCGCGGACGGCACCCGGTGGCGGTTCGCGGTGATGTCGGACGCCCAGTTCGTCGCGGCCGACCCCGACAGCGCGTACGTCCGGCGGGCCCGCCGCACGCTGCGCGAGGCGCTCGCCGCCAAGCCGGACTTCCTGGTCATCAACGGCGACTTCGTCGACACCGGCACCGAGGCCGACTTCGCGCTCGCCAAGCGGATCCTCGACGAGGAACTGGGCGGGAAGCTGCCGTACTACTACGTGCCCGGCAACCACGAGATCTACGGGCCCGGCACCATCGACAACTTCACGAAGGTGTTCGGGAAGCCGTCCCGGACGTTCGACCACAAGGGCACCCGGTTCGTGCTGCTCGACTCGTCCACCGGCACCTACCGGACCGGCTCGTTCGACCAGATCCGGATGCTGCGCTCCGCCCTGGACGGCGCCCGCCGCGACCCCTCGGTCCGCTCGGTCGCGGTGTTCGGCCACCACCCGTCCCGCGACCCGCTCCCGGCCGAGAACAGCCGGCTGTCGGACCGCAAGGAGGCGGCGATGCTGGAGGAGTGGCTGGCGGAGTTCCGCGCGGAGACCGGCAAGGGCGCCGCCATGGTGAACGCCCACGTCGGGGTCTTCCACGCGTCCCGCGTGGACGGCGTGCCGTCGTTCATCAACGGCAACTCCGGCAAGGCCGCGTCGGCCGCGCCCGCCGACGGCGGTTTCGCGGGCTGGACGATGTTCGGCGTCGACCCGCCGTCCTGGCCGGACATCGCACGGACCCGCCGCAACCCGTACGCCGCCGGGGAGGAGTGGCTCCGGGCCGAGGTCCGTCCGCATGTGGACGAGCTGGCGCTCGCCGCGCCGCCGTCCGTCCGGGACGGCTCGGCGGGCGAGGTCACGGTCACGCTGCGGCAGCACGGCCGCGACATGCCGCTCGCGTACCCGATGACCGCGGACTGGACCGGCTCGCGCGGCCTGCACATCGGCGACGCGAAGCGCGCCCGCCCCTGGCACGTCGCGACGTTCGACCCGTCCACCGGGGAGCTGAGGGGGCTGCGCCCCGGCACGGTCGAGCTCGCGGTCGAGGTCAACGGCGTCACCCGCGAGGCCACCGTCACCGTCGCCGCCGCCAGGCCCGGCGACCGCGCGGCCTGA
- a CDS encoding thiamine pyrophosphate-binding protein, whose amino-acid sequence MTISGGHALVRSLAAHGVDRVFGIPGTHNLEIYSWLGTYGITQTAPRHEQGAGYAADAYARVTGRPGVVVTTAGPGVLNAATAAAQAYSDSVPMLLVSPGMPARRPATAAGRLHETKDQSGALGAIVEWSHRATTVAEVETAAARAFGFLSGRDRPRPVHLEIPIDVLAECAELGPVPPRHRPVPAAPAPPGRIEAAARALRSGTVTIVAGGGARGAAAEVAELAGLLGAPVVTTANGKGVLSERHPLSLGVGLHLPAVRDRLAACDHVVAVGTELAEPDFWCTPPELPDVVRIDLDPGHGGRHLLVGDAALTLRALNERLRPPGRRAPDPGLPLLRRARDAQAGEQGRRWLDALAAVRAALAPDAIITSDSAMACYYGALPNLPIEPGGRYLHPSGYGTLGYALPAAVGAKVAAPGRQVVALSGDGGLQFAIAELATAADLGLPLPVVVFDNGGYGEIRAEMLARGDVPLGVDQRTPDLPAIAAAYGCAGTVAPGPDALGAALRRALHRPRPTVIVVPEEKA is encoded by the coding sequence GTGACGATCTCGGGCGGGCACGCGCTGGTCAGATCCCTGGCCGCGCACGGCGTCGACCGCGTTTTCGGTATTCCGGGCACGCACAACCTGGAGATCTACTCCTGGCTGGGAACCTACGGGATCACCCAGACCGCCCCCCGGCACGAGCAGGGGGCGGGGTACGCCGCGGACGCGTACGCCCGCGTCACCGGACGTCCCGGCGTCGTCGTCACCACGGCGGGTCCGGGCGTGCTCAACGCCGCGACCGCCGCCGCGCAGGCGTACTCCGACAGTGTGCCGATGCTGCTGGTCTCGCCGGGCATGCCGGCGCGGCGGCCGGCGACCGCCGCCGGCCGGCTGCACGAGACCAAGGACCAGTCGGGGGCGCTCGGCGCCATCGTGGAGTGGAGCCACCGGGCCACGACGGTCGCCGAGGTGGAGACGGCCGCGGCGCGCGCCTTCGGCTTCCTCTCGGGGCGGGACCGGCCGCGGCCGGTCCACCTCGAGATACCGATCGACGTGCTGGCCGAGTGCGCCGAACTCGGCCCCGTCCCGCCCCGCCACCGGCCGGTGCCCGCCGCCCCGGCTCCGCCGGGCCGGATCGAGGCCGCCGCGCGGGCGCTGCGCTCCGGGACGGTGACGATCGTCGCCGGCGGCGGGGCGCGGGGGGCCGCCGCCGAAGTCGCCGAACTCGCCGGCCTGCTGGGCGCGCCGGTCGTCACGACGGCGAACGGCAAGGGCGTCCTGTCCGAGCGGCATCCGCTGTCCCTGGGGGTGGGGCTACACCTGCCGGCGGTCCGTGACCGGCTCGCCGCCTGCGACCACGTGGTGGCGGTCGGCACCGAACTGGCGGAGCCCGACTTCTGGTGCACCCCGCCCGAGCTGCCGGACGTCGTCCGCATCGACCTCGACCCCGGCCACGGCGGGCGGCACCTCCTGGTCGGCGACGCCGCCCTGACGCTGCGGGCGCTGAACGAGCGCCTGCGGCCGCCGGGCCGCCGAGCTCCCGACCCCGGCCTCCCGCTCCTGCGGCGCGCCCGTGACGCGCAGGCAGGCGAGCAGGGGCGGCGGTGGCTGGACGCGCTGGCGGCCGTCCGCGCCGCACTCGCGCCCGACGCGATCATCACCAGCGACTCGGCGATGGCCTGCTACTACGGGGCCTTGCCCAACCTGCCGATCGAACCCGGCGGCAGGTACCTGCACCCCAGCGGTTACGGGACGCTCGGGTACGCGCTGCCCGCCGCCGTCGGGGCCAAGGTCGCGGCGCCGGGACGGCAGGTCGTGGCGCTGTCCGGGGACGGCGGGCTGCAGTTCGCGATCGCCGAACTGGCCACCGCCGCCGACCTGGGGCTGCCGCTGCCGGTCGTGGTCTTCGACAACGGCGGCTACGGGGAGATCCGCGCCGAGATGCTGGCGCGCGGCGACGTCCCGCTCGGCGTGGACCAGCGCACGCCCGACCTGCCCGCGATCGCCGCGGCCTACGGCTGCGCGGGAACCGTCGCGCCTGGGCCGGACGCGCTCGGCGCGGCCCTGCGCCGCGCGCTGCACCGGCCGCGGCCGACGGTCATCGTCGTGCCGGAGGAGAAGGCGTGA
- a CDS encoding RiPP maturation radical SAM C-methyltransferase — MRILLVSMPWAAIDMPPIALGILTRLARTKLTGVDVRTVCGNLDYIDWLAERSPLSLDDYRFFAVDSHFESCGDWVFAPALHDAERHAGEFEEFAREQFPGERVDLMLRLRALSDEFVRDFAERIVAMEPDVVGFTSTFQQNAASLAAARHIKRLAPEIVTVFGGANCDGPQGAAIHRNFPYVDHVVRGEGELNFPALVEAWHGKGEFADIPGLCWRRADGTSVVNPMEKKPLPPGVLVVPDYDDFFERWSTSVARSWVEPVLVMEGSRGCWWGDKHHCTFCGLNGSYMEFRSKSPGRFYDEVMELVERHRTLDVYMVDNILDMSYITSLLPRLTEADHDLRLHCEVKANLRRQQLQVLADAGVVVIQPGIENLNSRVLKLMDKGVTGCQNVRIIRDAESLGIKVLWNYLYGFPGETPDDYTAIIEQFPALHHLRPPESIARIVIERFSPYFDRPELGFPDLRPARPHRLIYDLPESECFDLSYSFDARPAGIGEDLAERLGAATTAWQEAAAESRLTYHDLGDSIVLINTRPHFRWSTLVLDDPVERALFRLLDDPRGVPMLSRKLSSGAAGDVSEAAVAEILADWRERGIVFTDNGHFIHVAAVAANRELLRTGTDVHRRAASTGPEAPRLVAQH; from the coding sequence ATGCGCATCCTTCTGGTCTCGATGCCGTGGGCGGCGATCGACATGCCTCCCATCGCGCTCGGAATCCTCACCCGGCTCGCGCGGACCAAGCTCACGGGAGTCGACGTCCGCACCGTCTGCGGGAACCTCGACTACATCGACTGGCTCGCCGAGCGCTCTCCGCTGTCCCTGGACGACTACAGGTTCTTCGCCGTCGACTCCCACTTCGAGAGCTGCGGGGACTGGGTCTTCGCGCCCGCCCTGCACGACGCGGAGCGGCACGCCGGGGAGTTCGAGGAGTTCGCGCGGGAGCAGTTCCCGGGGGAACGGGTCGACCTGATGCTCAGGCTGCGCGCGCTGAGCGACGAGTTCGTCCGGGACTTCGCGGAACGGATCGTCGCGATGGAGCCCGACGTCGTCGGGTTCACCTCCACGTTCCAGCAGAACGCCGCCTCGCTGGCCGCGGCCCGGCACATCAAGCGCCTCGCCCCCGAGATCGTGACGGTCTTCGGCGGCGCCAACTGCGACGGGCCCCAGGGCGCCGCCATCCACCGCAACTTCCCCTACGTCGACCACGTCGTCCGGGGGGAGGGAGAGCTGAACTTCCCGGCGCTGGTCGAGGCGTGGCACGGCAAGGGCGAGTTCGCGGACATCCCGGGACTGTGCTGGCGCCGCGCGGACGGCACCTCCGTGGTCAATCCGATGGAGAAGAAGCCCCTCCCGCCCGGCGTCCTGGTCGTGCCCGACTACGACGACTTCTTCGAGCGCTGGTCGACGTCGGTGGCGCGCTCCTGGGTCGAGCCCGTCCTCGTCATGGAGGGGTCACGGGGATGCTGGTGGGGCGACAAGCACCACTGCACCTTCTGCGGCCTCAACGGGTCCTACATGGAGTTCCGCAGCAAGAGCCCCGGGCGGTTCTACGACGAGGTGATGGAACTCGTCGAACGCCACCGGACCCTCGACGTGTACATGGTCGACAACATCCTGGACATGTCCTACATCACCTCGCTCCTGCCCCGGCTCACCGAGGCCGACCACGACCTCCGCCTGCACTGCGAGGTGAAGGCGAACCTGCGGCGCCAGCAGCTGCAGGTCCTCGCCGACGCGGGCGTCGTCGTGATCCAGCCCGGCATCGAGAACCTCAACAGCCGCGTCCTGAAGCTGATGGACAAGGGCGTGACGGGCTGCCAGAACGTTCGCATCATCAGGGACGCCGAGTCGCTGGGCATCAAGGTGCTCTGGAACTACCTCTACGGCTTTCCCGGTGAGACGCCGGACGACTACACGGCCATCATCGAGCAGTTCCCGGCGCTCCATCACCTGCGGCCGCCGGAATCCATCGCCCGGATCGTCATCGAGCGGTTCAGCCCCTACTTCGACCGGCCGGAACTGGGGTTCCCGGACCTGCGGCCCGCCCGCCCGCACCGGCTGATCTACGATCTGCCCGAGAGCGAGTGCTTCGACCTCAGCTACTCCTTCGACGCGCGCCCGGCGGGGATCGGCGAGGATCTCGCCGAGCGGCTGGGCGCCGCCACCACCGCGTGGCAGGAGGCGGCGGCCGAGAGCCGGCTCACCTACCACGATCTCGGTGACAGCATCGTCCTCATCAACACGCGCCCGCATTTCCGCTGGTCGACGCTCGTCCTGGACGACCCGGTGGAGCGTGCGCTGTTCCGCCTGCTCGACGACCCGCGCGGTGTCCCGATGCTGTCCCGGAAGCTGTCGTCCGGAGCCGCCGGAGACGTCTCCGAAGCGGCCGTCGCGGAGATCCTGGCGGACTGGCGCGAGCGCGGCATCGTCTTCACCGACAACGGCCATTTCATCCATGTCGCGGCCGTGGCGGCGAACCGCGAGCTGCTGCGCACCGGAACGGACGTCCACCGGCGGGCCGCGAGCACCGGTCCGGAGGCGCCCCGGCTGGTCGCGCAGCACTGA
- a CDS encoding DUF4387 domain-containing protein, whose amino-acid sequence MTDDHRPTLGDLALEVRSKNAGPFWVTMELFMRDAAGYAIVADEDFINADVIARLYGLDPAVVRIFRIPDLDVVKISFPRPVPQAGPYDRDVHAGQHHVPLAALVPPPR is encoded by the coding sequence GTGACTGACGACCACCGGCCCACGCTGGGCGACTTGGCCTTGGAGGTCCGCTCCAAGAACGCGGGCCCGTTCTGGGTCACGATGGAGCTGTTTATGCGCGACGCCGCCGGCTACGCGATCGTCGCCGACGAGGACTTCATCAACGCGGACGTGATCGCGCGCCTGTACGGCCTCGACCCGGCGGTGGTGAGGATCTTCCGGATCCCCGACCTCGACGTCGTGAAGATCTCCTTCCCGCGGCCCGTGCCGCAGGCCGGCCCGTACGACCGGGACGTCCACGCGGGGCAGCATCACGTGCCGCTGGCGGCGCTCGTCCCGCCCCCTCGGTGA